CAGACCAGGGTCGCTTCCTTGGTTTTGCCGATATCAAGGCCATAGTCACGGACCTTGCCGCGGTAATACTCGATCGCGCCCCCGTCGACCGGTTTAAAACTGCAGCCGAGCGTCGCGGACGAGCCGACAATGAAGGAATGTTCGCCCTCTACCAGGCAGTTCAGCGTACCAATCTCCACCTTCGGGCTGTTTTCGGAGGCCAGAGCCGGTGCGGCGGCGGCAATCAAAGCGGCAGCAAGAACGGGCTTCAGAAATTGCATGGGAAAACTCTCCAGATCAATTGAGGGCCGCCGAAGGACCGGATGGCCGGCGGGTGCGAGAGATATGGTAGGCCATCGCGTCAAAATCGGGGCAGCCTTGTCACGCTTGCCCTTCAGGTGACCAGGTCGGACTGGGCGCTGCCTGATGTGGCCGTTCCGGCAACGACAAGACCGGTTGCCGCATCTCCCGACCAGCGAAGCAGCAGGAACCGGCGACCGACGATCAGACCCGTCAACGTGACCACAACAGGCAAGAGACTGTTGCCGGGCATCCAGATTGCCCACGCGGCGCCGGAGCCGGCGACGAACAGCATGGCCAGCGACAGACGTCGTCGCAGGTTGGCCGGCAGATCCGGCGCAGCTGCAAACCCCTCACGGGTGAAGGCCGAAAGCACAGCTCCTGTCAGGGTCACGGTGATCAAGACCGCGCCATAGGAATAGCCCACG
This genomic interval from Labrenzia sp. VG12 contains the following:
- a CDS encoding DUF992 domain-containing protein; its protein translation is MQFLKPVLAAALIAAAAPALASENSPKVEIGTLNCLVEGEHSFIVGSSATLGCSFKPVDGGAIEYYRGKVRDYGLDIGKTKEATLVWGVLAPSADRKPGLLAGTYGGLTAGASVGAGIKANALLGGFDRSIALNPFSLESQTGTNLTLGVSKLTLEPIN